Part of the Verrucomicrobiota bacterium genome, AACCATTCCGCCGAGTTCAAAGCGATTGACGGCGAGATTCCGGAGGATGTCTTTTTCAGCAAGGCGAGCCCGGACGTCTTCGTGCAACTCGACATCGGCCATTGCATCCACGGCGGGGCCGATCCCGTCGCTTACTTGAAGAAATTTCCTGGCCGCGTGCTGAACGTTCACGTGAAAGAGTATTCCCCCACCAAACGCGACGCGTTGATCGGCGAAGGCGAGATCAAGTGGCCGCAAGTGCTCGAAGCTTGCGAGACCGTCGCGGGCACGGAGTGGTACATCATCGAAGAGGAGAGCAACGCCTACAAAGGGCTGGAGGGTATCGAACGCAGTTTCCAAAATCTGAAGAAGCTGCTCGCGTAAGAGGGACCAACCGATGGAGCTGCCCATGAACCAACCCACCCCTTCACCCCTCCCAGGAGGGGAACTATCCCGCCGAGACGCAAGACCGGGGCTAACCAAAAGAGCCATTCATGCACACTAATTGCCGGCCATTCCCACGGCTCGACCAGGAGAAGACCGCTGCCTTCACACTGATCGAACTGCTCGTCGTCATCGCCATCATCGCGATCCTGGCCGGCATGTTGTTGCCGGCTTTGGCCAAATTCAAAACCAAAGCCCAAGGCATCGCCTGCCTGAACAATGGTCGCCAGATGATGATGGCGTGGAAATTATACGTGGACGATTTCCAGGACAACGTCCCGCAGTCGTACGGCCCCACCGAGTGGGTCCATGGCTCGCTGGACTTTAATGGGGCGAATCGCAGCAACTGGGATCTGAACCAGGACATCACCAAGAGCATTCTCTGGCCGTATTCCGGAAGCACGCCGGGCCTCTGGAAATGTCCGGCGGACAAGAGCACGGTCAAGAACAACAACGTGAATTATCCCGCGTGCGCAGCATCGCTATGAACGCCTGGTTCAATTCGACCGACGTCCGAGTCGTTCGGCAGCGGCTTCCGCGTTTACAAAAAAATGAGCGACCTGATCGAGCCGGGGCCCACGATGACTTGGGTGTTCTTGGATGAACGCGAAGACAGCATCAACGACGGCGAAATGGTCGTCGGCATGACCGGATATCCCGACAAACCGCAGCAATGGAAGATTGTGGATTACCCGGCCAGCTATCATGGCGGGGCGGGCGGCCTGTCCTTCGCGGATG contains:
- a CDS encoding sugar phosphate isomerase/epimerase encodes the protein MATAKIPRRRTPRNFRTRSKTVEFNETLGNKYLVVPGGLPGTKSIEGWAKNAETFSEIAEKLKPHHMRVGYHNHSAEFKAIDGEIPEDVFFSKASPDVFVQLDIGHCIHGGADPVAYLKKFPGRVLNVHVKEYSPTKRDALIGEGEIKWPQVLEACETVAGTEWYIIEEESNAYKGLEGIERSFQNLKKLLA
- a CDS encoding type II secretion system protein, translating into MHTNCRPFPRLDQEKTAAFTLIELLVVIAIIAILAGMLLPALAKFKTKAQGIACLNNGRQMMMAWKLYVDDFQDNVPQSYGPTEWVHGSLDFNGANRSNWDLNQDITKSILWPYSGSTPGLWKCPADKSTVKNNNVNYPACAASL